From one Rosa rugosa chromosome 4, drRosRugo1.1, whole genome shotgun sequence genomic stretch:
- the LOC133706865 gene encoding uncharacterized protein LOC133706865 isoform X2: MTNALGDLKEEFFKVINELKEPYVKEDLVASSCQILSEDDVEPPNIEVKAREPSTKKTIIKKEPSSNDISPKNLRRTVERKPGHQISSPFVHLGKLEVMGNKIDLLTAKLMEDKPRKLQDIGPFTGCRDLYDDDVYLIAFVFLEKEDLDFRIFQTDYEHLDRLAMKCLEPGGLVTSQIINAAVSLLRDPESSTWYYTTCFSDRAINAAKKGGNDLLEFAATAPKRFASILQYRKGLKNGEKIFIPILDPDTTPNHWFFIVIKLARTDVEIWDTYPNPARTMARNDLVYYVLDSVNRRVQLALWMLKHPKNQAWVKINEALDNENKNDGAKNKIKTIEAIDEATGNSVDQHHGKSCSKVVQRKTSTLQARGRGRPRGAKNKNSRK; this comes from the exons ATGACAAACGCTTTGGGGGACCTGAAAGAGGAATTTTTCAAAGTGATAAATGAACTGAAAGAGCCATATGTCAAGGAAGATCTAGTTGCTTCTTCATGTCAGATATTAAGCGAAGATGACGTTGAGCCACCAAATATCGAG GTCAAGGCTAGGGAACCTAGCACCAAAAAAACAATTATAAAGAAGGAGCCCTCATCGAATGATATTAGTCCAAAGAATCTTCGACGCACTGTTGAAAGAAAGCCTGGCCATCAAATCTCAAGTCCATTTGTGCATTTAGGGAAGTTGGAAGTGATGGGGAATAAAATAGATCTTTTAACTGCAAAACTTATGGAGGATAAGCCAAGAAAGCTGCAAGATATTGGTCCTTTCACAGGGTGTCGTGATCTTTATGATGACGACGTATATTTGATTGCGTTTGTATTTCTGGAAAAGGAAGATCTAGA TTTCAGAATTTTTCAAACTGATTATGAACATCTTGACCGTTTGGCAATGAAATGCCTAGAGCCGGGGGGACTTGTTACCTCCCAG ATTATAAATGCAGCAGTTAGTCTTCTCAGGGATCCAGAGTCATCTACTTGGTATTACACTACATGCTTTTCG GATAGAGCAATTAACGCTGCCAAGAAAGGAGGTAATGATTTGTTAGAATTTGCTGCCACGGCACCAAAGAGATTTGCCTCTATATTACAATATCGAAAAGGCCTTAAGAATGGAGAAAAG ATATTTATCCCTATCCTGGATCCAGATACTACCCCAAACCACTGGTTCTTCATTGTGATTAAATTAGCGAGAACGGATGTAGAGATATGGGACACTTACCCGAACCCTGCACGCACTATGGCTCGAAATGATCTTGTTTATTATGTG TTAGATTCCGTAAATCGTCGTGTGCAACTTGCCCTTTGGATGTTGAAGCACCCAAAGAACCAAGCATGGGTGAAAATTAATGAGGCTTTAgataatgaaaacaaaaatgatgGTGCCAAGAACAAGATCAAGACAATAGAAGCAATTGATGAAGCTACTGGAAATAGTGTTGATCAACATCATGGCAAGAGCTGTTCAAAAGTCGTGCAGAGAAAAACCTCAACACTACAAGCAAGGGGTCGTGGTCGCCCTCGTGGTGCAAAGAATAAAAACTCTCGAAAATAA
- the LOC133706865 gene encoding uncharacterized protein LOC133706865 isoform X1 yields the protein MTNALGDLKEEFFKVINELKEPYVKEDLVASSCQILSEDDVEPPNIEVKAREPSTKKTIIKKEPSSNDISPKNLRRTVERKPGHQISSPFVHLGKLEVMGNKIDLLTAKLMEDKPRKLQDIGPFTGCRDLYDDDVYLIAFVFLEKEDLDFRIFQTDYEHLDRLAMKCLEPGGLVTSQIINAAVSLLRDPESSTWYYTTCFSDRAINAAKKGGNDLLEFAATAPKRFASILQYRKGLKNGEKIFIPILDPDTTPNHWFFIVIKLARTDVEIWDTYPNPARTMARNDLVYYVLLALDTIFDTEIQSCFKKGWSLCSFTVFNVDDIHIQQNNFDCGIFMLRYIINYDNPLKDELDSVNRRVQLALWMLKHPKNQAWVKINEALDNENKNDGAKNKIKTIEAIDEATGNSVDQHHGKSCSKVVQRKTSTLQARGRGRPRGAKNKNSRK from the exons ATGACAAACGCTTTGGGGGACCTGAAAGAGGAATTTTTCAAAGTGATAAATGAACTGAAAGAGCCATATGTCAAGGAAGATCTAGTTGCTTCTTCATGTCAGATATTAAGCGAAGATGACGTTGAGCCACCAAATATCGAG GTCAAGGCTAGGGAACCTAGCACCAAAAAAACAATTATAAAGAAGGAGCCCTCATCGAATGATATTAGTCCAAAGAATCTTCGACGCACTGTTGAAAGAAAGCCTGGCCATCAAATCTCAAGTCCATTTGTGCATTTAGGGAAGTTGGAAGTGATGGGGAATAAAATAGATCTTTTAACTGCAAAACTTATGGAGGATAAGCCAAGAAAGCTGCAAGATATTGGTCCTTTCACAGGGTGTCGTGATCTTTATGATGACGACGTATATTTGATTGCGTTTGTATTTCTGGAAAAGGAAGATCTAGA TTTCAGAATTTTTCAAACTGATTATGAACATCTTGACCGTTTGGCAATGAAATGCCTAGAGCCGGGGGGACTTGTTACCTCCCAG ATTATAAATGCAGCAGTTAGTCTTCTCAGGGATCCAGAGTCATCTACTTGGTATTACACTACATGCTTTTCG GATAGAGCAATTAACGCTGCCAAGAAAGGAGGTAATGATTTGTTAGAATTTGCTGCCACGGCACCAAAGAGATTTGCCTCTATATTACAATATCGAAAAGGCCTTAAGAATGGAGAAAAG ATATTTATCCCTATCCTGGATCCAGATACTACCCCAAACCACTGGTTCTTCATTGTGATTAAATTAGCGAGAACGGATGTAGAGATATGGGACACTTACCCGAACCCTGCACGCACTATGGCTCGAAATGATCTTGTTTATTATGTG CTTTTGGCATTGGACACAATATTTGACACTGAAATCCAAAGCTGTTTCAAGAAAGGATGGTCGTTATGTTCATTCACAGTTTTCAATGTAGatgacattcacattcaacaaaaCAACTTCGATTGTGGCATTTTCATGCTCAGATACATAATAAACTATGATAATCCATTGAAAGATGAG TTAGATTCCGTAAATCGTCGTGTGCAACTTGCCCTTTGGATGTTGAAGCACCCAAAGAACCAAGCATGGGTGAAAATTAATGAGGCTTTAgataatgaaaacaaaaatgatgGTGCCAAGAACAAGATCAAGACAATAGAAGCAATTGATGAAGCTACTGGAAATAGTGTTGATCAACATCATGGCAAGAGCTGTTCAAAAGTCGTGCAGAGAAAAACCTCAACACTACAAGCAAGGGGTCGTGGTCGCCCTCGTGGTGCAAAGAATAAAAACTCTCGAAAATAA
- the LOC133744754 gene encoding protein FAR1-RELATED SEQUENCE 5-like: MVPESSQAGVMLQSWKFGEAGILDIWVFLFLLLAWSDCSRKDLRSDCSVKMSSQDALDEPQPEISDTNLQESESGINQLEYNGIRYDKLAPEDIIGVKFVTVEAAETFYYAYAKAMGFDVRKDDKRTSARTGRVTIRKWVCSAEGERLEKYMDNNNNVRMPKKLTRCHCPCLFKVRYFKEKNSYVVVDFKTDHSHDLAQPQESHFLRSHRSVPDSHLALATSMRRVSIKTCHAYQYMADISGGFANVGFKMKDLYNKLDSSQREIVLEGDAKATLAYLEGKAAEDKKLFCKYSTDESNRLANLFWRDSTSLLDYCCFGDVLVFDSTYKTNHYGKPLVLFVGSNNHLLTTIFGFALLVDETVETYTWVLQMFLESMEGKKPLGILTDGDEAMGKAIELVVPGCPHRLCTWHISKNAQKNLRNPEIVAEFRRCMFDETTPCGFEQRWRAMVEKYGLHNRNWVKMMYDKREKWAEAFVSGHFFARMRSTQRCEGMNRYVKDSLSFSGVKLIELIPQLDKALERLRNKVAEEDFRSNNSAHIGLED, from the exons GCGTAATGTTGCAAAGTTGGAAATTTGGTGAAGCTGGAATTCTGGATATTTGGGTgttcttgtttctgttgttggCTTGGTCAGATTGTTCTCGAAAGGACTTAAGGTCAGATTGTTCTGTTAAG ATGTCAAGTCAGGATGCATTAGATGAACCTCAACCTGAGATTTCAGACACTAATTTGCAAGAGTCTGAAAGTGGCATCAATCAGTTGGAATATAATGGTATTAGATACGATAAGTTGGCTCCAGAAGACATTATAGGCGTGAAGTTTGTAACTGTTGAGGCAGCAGAGACTTTTTACTATGCTTATGCGAAAGCAATGGGTTTTGATGTTAGAAAGGATGACAAGAGAACAAGTGCAAGGACTGGGAGAGTCACTATCCGCAAATGGGTTTGTTCTGCAGAGGGGGAAAGACTAGAGAAATATATGGACAACAATAATAATGTCCGTATGCCAAAGAAATTGACAAGGTGTCACTGCCCATGTTTGTTCAAGGTAAGGTACTTCAAGGAGAAGAACTCGTATGTCGTAGTTGATTTCAAAACAGATCATTCACATGATCTTGCACAGCCACAGGAGTCTCATTTTCTTAGGTCACATCGGTCTGTCCCAGATTCTCATTTAGCTTTAGCCACATCTATGCGGAGAGTATCCATTAAGACTTGTCATGCatatcaatacatggctgaCATATCTGGAGGGTTTGCGAATGTTggtttcaaaatgaaagacttgTACAATAAATTGGACTCGAGTCAACGTGAAATTGTACTTGAAGGGGATGCAAAAGCTACACTTGCCTATCTTGAAGGAAAAGCAGCTGAAGATAAGAAATTATTTTGCAAGTACAGCACAGATGAGAGTAACAGGTTGGCCAACTTATTTTGGAGAGACTCAACTTCATTGCTAGATTATTGTTGTTTTGGGGATGTTTTGGTATTTGATAGCACCTACAAGACTAATCACTATGGGAAGCCCTTGGTATTGTTTGTGGGATCAAACAACCATCTATTGActacaatttttggttttgcatTATTGGTAGATGAAACAGTTGAGACATACACATGGGTTTTGCAGATGTTCTTAGAGTCTATGGAGGGCAAAAAACCTCTGGGCATTTTGACCGACGGTGATGAAGCAATGGGAAAGGCTATTGAACTAGTGGTTCCAGGTTGTCCACATCGTTTATGTACATGGCATATTTCTAAAAATGCTCAGAAAAACTTACGCAACCCTGAAATAGTTGCAGAGTTCAGACGTTGCATGTTTGATGAAACAACTCCCTGTGGTTTTGAGCAACGATGGAGAGCTATGGTGGAAAAATATGGTCTTCATAATAGAAATTGGGTGAAGATGATGTATGATAAACGAGAGAAATGGGCTGAAGCATTTGTGAGTGGACATTTTTTCGCTCGCATGCGTAGCACGCAGCGATGTGAAGGCATGAATAGGTATGTGAAGGATAGTCTCAGCTTCAGTGGAGTGAAATTGATTGAACTCATTCCGCAGCTTGATAAAGCATTGGAACGACTTAGAAATAAAGTAGCTGAAGAAGATTTTCGATCAAATAACTCCGCTCAT ATCGGGTTGGAGGACTGA